The Pseudomonas sp. GD03919 region TACGCCCCTGGTGCGCCTGCAGCGCCTGGGCGGCGACACCAGCAACACCCTGCTGGTCAAGCTGGAAGGCAACAACCCGGCCGGCTCGGTCAAGGACCGGCCGGCGCTGTCGATGATCAACCGCGCCGAACTGCGCGGCGATATCCGCCCCGGCGATACCCTGATCGAAGCCACCAGCGGCAATACCGGTATCGCCCTGGCCATGGCGGCGGCGATCAAGGGCTACAAGATGATCCTGATCATGCCGGACAACTCCACCGCCGAACGCAAGTGGGCGATGACCGCCTACGGTGCCGAGCTGATCCTGGTCAGCAAGGAAGAGGGCATGGAAGGCGCGCGTGATCTGGCCGAGAAGCTGCAGGCCGAAGGGCGTGGCAAGGTGCTCGATCAGTTCGCCAATGGCGACAACCCCGAGGCGCACTACAGCGGCACCGGCCCGGAAATCTGGCGCCAGACCGGTGGGACCATCACCCATTTCATCAGCTCCATGGGCACCACCGGCACCATCATGGGCACCTCGCGCTACCTCAAGGAGCAGAACCCGGCGATCCAGATCGTCGGCCTGCAGCCGCAGGAAGGCTCGGCCATTCCCGGCATCCGCCGCTGGCCGCAGGAATACCTGCCGAAGATCTATCAGGCCGAACGGGTCGACCAGGTGATGGACATGGGCCAGGCCGAGGCCGAGCACGTCATGCGGCGTCTGGCGCGGGAAGAGGGCATCTTCTGCGGCGTGTCTTCCGGCGGCTCGGTGGCCGGCATGCTGCGTCTGTCACAGCAGGTGGAGAACGCGGTGCTGGTGGCGATCATCTGCGATCGCGGCGACCGCTACCTGTCCACCGGCGTTTACCAAGAACCGGCGCACTGATGGCCAGACGCAGCTCCAACCTGCGCTTTCAGCCCAGCGGCGGCAGTCGTGCGGCGCAGGTTCCGGTCGGCAAGAAGCAGAAACTCGCCATCGAGCGCCTGGCCGGCGACGGTCGCGGCATCGCCTTCGAAGGCGGGCGCACCTGGTTCGTCAGTGGCGCCCTGGCTGGCGAGCAGGTCGAGGCGCGGGTGCTCGGCGCCCGCAGCCAGACCGTCGAGGCGCGCGCCGAACGCATCATCGTCGCCAGCAGCGAGCGTCGCGAGGCGCCCTGCATTCATGCCGAGCGCTGCGGCGGTTGCAACCTGCAGCACATGCCGCATGCCGATCAGCTCGCCCTGAAACAGCGCACGCTCACCGAGCAGTTGTCACGTCTGGGTGGCGTGCAGCCGGATGAATGGGCGGCGCCCCTGGTCGGTCCCGAGTTCGGCTACCGCCGCCGCGCGCGCGTTGCCGTGCGCTGGGATGCCAAGGCGCGTCAGCTGCAGGTCGGTTTCCGC contains the following coding sequences:
- the cysM gene encoding cysteine synthase CysM, whose amino-acid sequence is MTLQFPTIADCIGNTPLVRLQRLGGDTSNTLLVKLEGNNPAGSVKDRPALSMINRAELRGDIRPGDTLIEATSGNTGIALAMAAAIKGYKMILIMPDNSTAERKWAMTAYGAELILVSKEEGMEGARDLAEKLQAEGRGKVLDQFANGDNPEAHYSGTGPEIWRQTGGTITHFISSMGTTGTIMGTSRYLKEQNPAIQIVGLQPQEGSAIPGIRRWPQEYLPKIYQAERVDQVMDMGQAEAEHVMRRLAREEGIFCGVSSGGSVAGMLRLSQQVENAVLVAIICDRGDRYLSTGVYQEPAH